CATCCAACATATTTTGTACATGAACATGTTCGTTCAGTACATTCTGTGGAATGCATTTCAGAGATCTTAGTAAATTCTTTCACTTGTAGTGTTGCACAAGGATAATTCCATTGCACTAACCAAGCCAAATCTTATAAGAGGTTGTTCTCCTCAAACAATACATCaccatccttgttttttttttctgaactcGTGCTACATGCTACTTTCTTTTTGAGTATTTCTTTATGCCACGCTATTCTTGTGCAGAAAACCATAACGAGAGAGTGGTTTGTGTCAGAAATTTAGCACCTGAGGACATCATGTTGCAAGCTAGTAGACTCAGGTGTTCTCTGGGCAGGAAAGTCGTGAAGCTGAGAACCAGACACGTAACGAAACGGCCAAGTGTCCAGGGAACATGGACGACGGAACTGAAGATGTGAGTCAAAAGTTCTCAGACAAGCTGGTGCTGTGTTCCTGATGATACACTTATGAGAACTGTTTTTGATCTATCGCAGGAACTTTGTGCTGCTATTAGACCTACCGTTTTTAGTGGTTAAGGTTTCATTATGTTCTTGTTTCGATTGAGCCATAATCTGATAATAACATGTAAACTTGGGGTTTCTTGTTATTGTTGTCAGTCTCCACTcagatctgatctgatcttAGACTGTTTCCTCCCTCCAACTTGTCAGCAAATGAAATTTGCCCAAAGGGGAAGGCTGTGCATGCCATGAACATATTTTTCATTCTACTAGTCGTCAACAGGAAAAGCTATAGATATAAAAACTGTCATGAGCTATATAATGTGGTGAGTCTGCATGCCAATCTGGTGCATCAGGATCAGGTGAGTAAGAGAGTACTGCTAGTCATCGGGTTCTGCAAGTTTATCACTGAAACTGAAGGCatctgctctctttttttttcttttgtttttcctccaCGTCTTTCCGCTAAATCTACCGAGGAGATAGCAAAATCCCTCTTAGCGCAGTGCACACTAGCCACTAGTGTTGTTATCAAGTTATAAAGCAGATAAGTTAATATCACCATTACGCTTCAGTAAAGACCTCAATTCTCAAGGACAGTTTCTGATGTCAAGAGAATTTTTGCTCCACGAGCACTATCAAACTGGCAGTTTAATTCTCCCATCAAAGGAAATGGGTGAGTTGCGATGCAGGTTTAAGCTGGGAATCAGACGCATAACAAAACGACGACGCGTCCAGGGAAATGGAGGACAGGGAACTGAATATGTGAGTTGAAGGCTTGAAGCTAGCAGAGAAACCTGTTATTCTGATGGGCCGCCCCAGACCTGTTTCAGAACTTTGTTTATCAGGGGGAAAAAAGATTCTGTTTCAGATCCAGTACATCAAGAACTTTTAaatttcttctaaaaaaaagaacttttaaaTTTAAAACTGTAGACGATGGCCGATCTGCCCTTGCTGTTTGAACTGTGAAGCAAGAACATTGCGGACATAAAGACCTGCTAATGCTAAGCTGGAGACACGGTAAGCACCAGCCGTCGCCAATAGGCAATCAATCAGCTAAGCAGCCAGCCAGACTCCCTCGAGGTCGTCGGTCAGGCCAGGAGACGACGAGCAAAATGCTCACAGAGACAGCGTATAACTAAGCTGCAACTAAAATGAATCATCATTAAACGGATCTTCCATCTCGGAGCAACATCACCCTGCCCACGTCCCCAACGCAGCACAGCGCGGCGTTTCTTCCTAGCGCGAGCAGCGAGCGCCATTCCCcgagcttttcttttttttttcctcaccGTTTCCCGAGTTAATAATAACTGCCAGCCTGCCGCCACCGGAAAATAGCGGCGAGCAAGAGCAAACCCAAGGGAAAAGGGGGGTTAGCCATTTTCCACCCCGTTTCTCAATCTCTATCCGGCAGCGGGCAAAGGTTTTCTTCCCCTCGCCAACCTAGTCCGAGGTTTTCGGTTCCGATCAGGGCCCCAGCTCGCCATGGCGACGTCGTTCGACCGCTGGGAGAAGGACCCCTTCTtcaccgccgccgaggaggtcCAGGAATCCGCCGATCGGTACCGTTACCCTTTCCCTTTTTGCGAGTTTCACCTGGATTTATCTGGGTTCCGTTTCCGGTTCTCACGAAATCTATATCTGGCCCTCGTGTTGCCTTTTCGCAGGATGGAATCGGTGTACAAGATATGGGTGCAGGAGAGGAGCGGGGGCGATccgcaggcggcggccgtcggcggaGAGATCGCAGACGTGGAGCTGCGCCGCGAGCTACGCACTGCTCTCGGCACCGCCAAGTGGCAGGTGAATTGCTTTGCTCTCTCTTATCGTTCATTCCGCAGCTGTGGATTGTTCCATCCAGGCCCCTGGATCCAATTGGATTTGTTTATCAACGTGAACTGGCGAATGTTTTGTCTCCCAAATTGTTTCCTTCCTTCAAAGTACGGGATATAATTTAGCGAGAGAAATGCCtttttgctgtttttttaGATCAACATTTTTGGCATGCCGGGTTTATTTATTTGGTTGGTGAGCCACTTTAATGCAATTGGCCTATACATAGGATTTATTTCATCTACGAGTCATTATACAGTAAAAAATACATCTACGCTGATGTGGGTGTGACTTAGGGTGATACGAGTCTAATGTTGGTTTGCTAGGAATTGAAGTTGTCCAAAAAATGTGCTAGTACTTCAAATTTAGAtgtaaaatactactccctctgcaAATCcagtcacttattttcggggcggagggagtattaaaaatTGTGTGTAGTTGGCCCTTCAACTCTAAAGCTAATTTTGTGTTTGATTTTTGTGCTTTTAGCTTGATGAACTTGAGCGAGCAATTAGATCAAACGACGAGATTGTCTCAGCAGGAAAGGATACAAGATCACGTCATAGTGACTTTGTTGAGGCAATTGGCCATCGGATATTAGAGGTTGAGAACAACTTGAATGAATCCAATGTTGCAGAAGGCAGGGGCACACTAAGCTGGATTCACTTGGATGACGATGAACGAGATGACCTTGCAGCTTTCCTATCTGCAAGCCCTCTTCAACAGAAAGATAAAGTTGTTTCAATTCCATCTGCCGGTGATATTCAAGTGGGCAGCAATGCAACAAGGCTAAGGCAAAATATTTCCGCTGAGAGCTCCATTGATTCATCTGCCTCTGCAGATTTGAGTTTAATGAGAGCAAAAGAAGATATGCATCGTGGGCACAGAAGGTCAGTAAGTGCAAATGCTGATATTGGATCGTCGACTATATCATATCCCAATGAATGGGAGGGTGCTGCTGAGCAATCATCTGATGGCCCACACAAAGCACCTCTAGCGCATATTGTGAAAACGTGTGCACTGACAAGTGCCTTGAAATCTAAGCCAGGAATTAAGTACAAAAATGGAGCTGTGAGGTGGGCACGTGCGGACAAACAGGATGTGGAAGAGGCAATCCCTCTCAGAAGTTCTCAATTGAGTCAGGTACAGGATCTTACTTGAATGGTGCAAACGTCCGTTGTTCAATATGATTCACTTTGAAGCTTAGTTTTATAACCTTATATTGCCATTTTTTATGTAGGGTTTAGATGGGTACTCTGAGAAAAGCAAGGGTTGCTTAAATACTTGCGATGGGCCTACATGCAATAAGAAACAATATGGTTGGCTTGGAGCACTGCATAGGCGGCTTCAGAGGTCACAGTATCAAATTCGATATGGGCGTCCTATTCAATTAATTGTGTTTGCACTTGCTGTTCTCATAATATGTAAGTTCATTCATTCTATctgttctttgtttttgtaTTCATTGGTCAACCAAACAGAAATAAAGGCTAACACTGTACTTTGCAGTCTAAATTTATATATCAGGCATGTGCTGTGCATAATCATAATTGATTGTTAACTTATTTGTTGTGTCGTAAGTTCGTTTACTATTCACTATTCCACCACAAATTGTAGTACCAATTTACTGTTACTGCTGTTCAAGGTTGGCTGTGAATATTTTTCTCGTCCAACCAGAATCAGGGCGAAATAAGTTCCGATG
This is a stretch of genomic DNA from Brachypodium distachyon strain Bd21 chromosome 1, Brachypodium_distachyon_v3.0, whole genome shotgun sequence. It encodes these proteins:
- the LOC100821546 gene encoding 54S ribosomal protein L51, mitochondrial — protein: MALRGVWQLQKLVVNYCDWGGSSKGIRAFMASHLPAFKEKNPQLEVVTELVRGQHPNLKGIYKNHNERVVCVRNLAPEDIMLQASRLRCSLGRKVVKLRTRHVTKRPSVQGTWTTELKMNFVLLLDLPFLVVKVSLCSCFD
- the LOC100821245 gene encoding uncharacterized protein LOC100821245, coding for MATSFDRWEKDPFFTAAEEVQESADRMESVYKIWVQERSGGDPQAAAVGGEIADVELRRELRTALGTAKWQLDELERAIRSNDEIVSAGKDTRSRHSDFVEAIGHRILEVENNLNESNVAEGRGTLSWIHLDDDERDDLAAFLSASPLQQKDKVVSIPSAGDIQVGSNATRLRQNISAESSIDSSASADLSLMRAKEDMHRGHRRSVSANADIGSSTISYPNEWEGAAEQSSDGPHKAPLAHIVKTCALTSALKSKPGIKYKNGAVRWARADKQDVEEAIPLRSSQLSQGLDGYSEKSKGCLNTCDGPTCNKKQYGWLGALHRRLQRSQYQIRYGRPIQLIVFALAVLIIFVCVLWTIW